Sequence from the Dysidea avara chromosome 5, odDysAvar1.4, whole genome shotgun sequence genome:
TAGTTATTGACTGTAGCTAACCTAAATAAACATTTGTGATTTTTGTATGTACAACCTCCCAAATGCTTGGTGAGAGGTGTAGGATAATATTCCTGTTGTTGCACACTTTGTATCACGTGTGTGTGTAATCATTATTGAGTTCATACACTCGGGGTTCCTAAACTGTTGCATCCATGTAAGAGCACCATGACCTGTGCGAATAGTGAATGGTTGAGTAAGAAGGTACTGCCGGAAATGTTGTAGGAATGATACAACAGAAAGAAGTTCTTTGCATGCCACACAATAATTACACTCTGCTTTGGACAGTAAACGACTGGCATAAGCTACAACATGCTCATTACCTTCTTTGTCCAGTTGTGAATAGACAGTACCAATTCTGGCATCACTAGCATCAGTATCAATAATAAATGGCTGTGTCCAGTTGGGCATTGCTAGTGTAGGGGCAGAAGTAAGGCATTTCCTTAGGTGATCAAATGTAGCCTGGCACTCTGAAGTCCATTTAAAAGTTGTTGCTTTTACAGTAAGTAGGCGCAATGGTTTTGCTCTGCTAGCAAAATCCTTCACAAACCTTCAATAATAGTTTGCTAGGCCAAAAAACTGTTGTACTTCAGCTGTTGATGTTGGAGTTGGCCATTGTTCCGCATTAGATGTTTTTGCAGGGTCTGGAGCAATTCCATTAGGAGAAATAATGTGGCCTAGGAAAGTGACTTGTTGTTGGAGGAACTGACACTTGTGAGGTTGAACTTTCATACATCCTTGCTTCAAGTATTCAAAAACACACTGGAGGTTATTCAAATGTTGGTCAAATGTTGGTAAAATGTATTTCCCACCACAATAATGTCATCTATGTAGTAGTCCACTGCAATCCAGCCAAAACAGAGTTCATGAGCCGCTGAAAGGTGGCTGGGGGCATTGCACAGACCAAAGGGCATTACATTAAACTCAAACAAGCCCTCTTGTGTACAAAATGCAGTCTTTTCTCTGTGCTCCGCAGCCACCTCCACCTGTCAGTAACCACTCTTAAGATCCAGTGTTGTGAACCACACCGATCCTGAAAGAGTATCAAGGGTGTCATCAACCCTGGGGATTGGATATGTGTCCTTCCTGGTTACATCATTTACCTTATGGTAATCCACGCAGAAGCGTGTGGTTCCATCTTTCTTCTTCACCAACACAATGGGTGAAGCCCAGGGACTCTTGGATGGTGATATCACTTGCTTTTCCAACATATCTTTTAAAAGTTCTTGCACTGTGCAACGATGGGGTAGGGGGACTCGCAGAGCCTGTTGGCGAATTGGCTTAGTATCACCCGTCTCTATATGATGACTTAATACGTCAGTGCGTCCCAAATCTTCTGGGAACTTGACTAAAATATCTTCATAGTGAGACAGCAGAGCTAGAAATTTCTCCCTTTGGTGGTCTGTCAGCCTAGAAGGTAAAGGTGCTTGTAAGATTACATCCCTTTGTCGAGTTGCAGCCTGTCCGCATTGTGTGTCTACTTCATTTACGTTGTTAATGTGGGTTTCCTCTATTATCTCTGCAGTGGCTACCTTCATCCCTTCATATAATGTCACAGGTAGGGTGCATGTGTTGGCAATACGAACAGGAACCATGTTGTTTGATGGGACTACAACCGCTCTGGCCACTAATACCTTTTGTTGCAACCCCTCCATCAGCTATGACCCACCTTCTGTTAGTAGTCGTCCCAATATCTCCATTTCATGGTTTGGTGGGATGGTCACTGTCTTGCTAATGGTGACATTTATTGGATTACTTGAGGTGGCAACAGGAGTTACAAGAGTTTGACTGTTCTAGAATAATTTCTTTCTTTGCTATGTTGACAACACACTTATGATTCTCTAAAAAGTCCATACCCAATATGCCATCTGCTGTTATGTTATTAGCAATCACAAATTCTTGACTGAAAGTAGTTTCCGCAATAGTGACTGGGACAGTAACCGACCGCCTAATTTGAATTGGGTGGCCATCTACTCCAACAAGGTTACCAACTGATATAGCTGAAATCTTCCCCATTTTGTCCCATATGTGCCCATTGAGAAGTGAAACACCAGCACCTGTGTCTACCAGAAATTACACAACCACATCAGACACATTGCGTACCTCTTGCCTCATTGTTTCTGTTTCCTCATTGTttcaagcttaagcatgcttttatgcagctttttgtGGTTTTGCCAATTGCCAtgcaggcaaataatggcttgaaaagctgccaatgctataatgaaataatggaaatggaccgcccaccCGCATACAAATATGCCcgagtccaggatgggaaacagagaatttatttggagtggcctaacctagccaaatggtgtgatgcgtggcaactgaagttcaatgttactaaatgtaaagtgACTCACTTTGGTCGAGCCACACACAGCTTTGGAGTCTACTATCTTAAGTGGTGTCTCATTGGACTAAGTTAATTGTCATAAGGACTTGGGTATTATATTTGATGCGAATTTAAAGTTCCACTAACACGTttctgaagtagctatgaaagcgaacagggtattggcttgtatgaaaagaagctttatcgATTTGAATGAATTTGCACTGTCACGattgtacaaatcaatggttCAACTAATATTAGAATACGGAAATGTAATTTGGGGACCCCATTATGTATTAGATCAACGTAAACTTGAGAGCGTCCAACGGCATGCTACAAAACTTgtaccatctttaagagacaagtcttacatagatcaactgacatcaatgaatttatcatctcttttgtacaggcGCAGCCGTAGTGACtaaaatatttcttttcaagatgttgaatGATTACTCCAATCTGAatcactccaacttttttactttctcccacaatacacaaactagaggtcagTGTTGgaagtaacgcgctacttatgtaacgcgttacgtaatattattacttttgtggtaactaagtaatataacgaaatacgctataaaacaggtagctaatataactcaagttactttacttacaaatgtaacgtgttacctaagtaatattattactgtaacgaatctaatattacataatattattactacaagtaacgaagttgctaatctcattagtaatccactgagtaatgcctagccacaacgaagtaatgaagcctactgaatgaagcatattcaccagcttcttacttataaccaagatttgcattgtccaacaacgcaatcacgtcacatgataaagtggtagtttcacacgtgacagcttaaggctgtggacacaaagtaatataatatgtatagttactttattttatgggtaatatcacattatgtaactgtaactaaatactgtagttcagttgcaagtaatatgtaatatgtaactatttacttttaaaaagtaactttcccaacgcTGCTAAAGGTCATGCATttaaattacttaagccccctgcccacctttcatgtcgggtcaactattttgATTAATTGACTGGAACAATCTtacaagtgatattgtaggaaattcttcattaagggggcaagcaactatgtcctatggcttccgtgaataaaattatttgttttatatgaagctgtaaagcCAACACAGATACTGTTCTCCAATTGATGAAtaacacatgttgtagttgagacattgaacttctttttagtgcaaatctgagtgaaatcctctgaaatatgtacaaattatggcgtGGTTACAAAACATtgtaattttaacactaaaatcgattctcctcctacagctaattgtgaaactccccaaaaattcttgcagtggcttgtaatagcattatctttaaaagtatggaaacagatttttaggaatgactactatggcttcaaaagaggaGATAACTGTTTTTCATAGgaaatttaaagagttcaatagctcaattgataaaatacttcaaaaaaattacttccatacttttgttacaaacatacttAGGTAGCAGATGACAAACTATAAGAAGCGTAGAATtaaaactgtgagactagatccaaaatttgtcgaattctcattctttaggtctaaaatactaaactgagtcaTAAAGTCAGTAATTCTAacttgagatggtgatttttagtTACCACAAACACAACTGATGCAAAAGGGATGAAAAGCAGGcacagatcaatgaaaaccaagattttacatgtgaagccataggaatcAGTGGTGTGCCcccttaaataattttaaatcagctattattattatagataattacttttatgactatagatttatgttaatgtaataattatatccataggttgatttttgtttattgccgtctaatttatgtatgtgtatgcatgtaattgaatgggtgtacaggcttctaagcctcaacccaaatcacatcataatcataatcgtaatcatagattatatcagtaaggaatattaTAATCTGtgcctctgtacagtagcgtagtctaagcaccttaaataatcttgtggcgtctattatagtgcttaaagaaagtgttgatatggaaaattaacacctcgatatggtttcgttggatgaagaataagacaagcagcctgattgaagataaaagaaaagacaaggtgcagaggacacacactcgtcagaaccccaaaaggcacatcccactggtgagtttgttattgttgcaTAAAATAGtagccgtgcactgcttcatttggcctctataggcttgcgactgtggtcagtcaggcagtcagtctaaaattcaagtttttggcaattttaaaaattctgtatccggccacctgtaagtgtttttttgtatttaatgctgttttatctattatatggactagtactattccgtaaaggtgattttcgtctcgcctagtaagatatctctaggatgatttttaatggCGGAATCGAGTTTTGGACGGCACACAAAAgtttcacctggattcctactcAAACGGTACAATCGTACCATTTGAtattgtgtttgaaaagttgcaaaaaCAATTTATTATTGAACTTTGGCAACATTCATCCTGTAGTCATTTGTGATTTACATGCTACAAAATATAGCACAAGGTCGTGGTCTAGAGAGACTATAAATATACGTAGCACGAagcaaagctgagtgctatatttggctTGAGACCACATCTGAGTGCTATGTTTTCCATATTGCATGAGTGTAAGTGGTGCTACTATTCAATGTATGAATCCTGAGCTGCAACCAATAGTTTATCATGACCTGGAATGCCACAATGGCAGTGAGGAAACTATTGCGTAGTAGTGATTACATAGTAGAAGGTTAATTTGTAGCGATGGATATCAATAACATGATTTGTGATCCTTCAGATCCACAATTTACTTAGTAGTGGGACAGAAGACCGACTGAGGAAGGCTAGCTACGGTGCACATGAGTAACGGACAGTTTGTACAGCTATCTGATTGTTTGTGAGTGTGGCCATCAATGCAATATATTGAAGACACAGCTACTGAAGAATTCCCTGATTAGGCAATTTAGTGAACAATTTAGAACTTAATCGTATGATTATTGTAGTGGAATTACAAATTTTGTGTGCATAGCCATTAATTTGTTGTTAATTGCTATGGTAATGTTGTTGACAGCTTTGTTAGCTGGGGTAATTGTGGTCATAGTGTCTCTTTAGGTTGTGTTTATGGTTATGTCAAATTCACACAAAGTGTACTTTATTGCCATACAAAGAAAAATAAGGTACACTCTAATGGAATATAAAGCACACTTTTCCCGCTTTATTGAACTTAGATGGGATCATacatttaaaatatttaatgtattTCTCGGATCATATATGAGAGTCCCAGGTTATTGGCAACTCCTCGATCTTGCCTAACAACATTTGCACACAAATCAATAAATGAAATCAAGATCTGACATACCAATTGCAAAAACAGCACTACAAGCCAGTGGATAAACAAACAATGCACAGCATGCAAAACTGTGCTACTTCAGGGATATTGTGGCATTTTGAGTTCTCTACACTACAGGGAGACAAAAAAAACTGTCAACTGCAACTAAACccattaattttgatgatggTGGATACCCACCCACCCAAGACCAACACCGGAACACTTAACCAGTACATGTGTCCTGGATAACCATATAACACTGTACTCACTCAGTTTTGGGGAACACCTGCTTGAGCAGACATCCCAAGGTACAATGTTTCATATACAGATAACAACTGTTAAATGCTGCAATGTGAAGAGAAGATCGTTTTTCATGTGACAATGATTTCTCACTTGCTAATATGCGACATCaagcacatgcagtaggtgtagaggagcatagcaGCCATTAGCAGGATAGGGAGTGAAGAAATATAGCTATGTGCAAGCAGTGTAGCTGTAGGGTTATTAGCACACTAAGACTGAGCTACAGGTGCCATATCAATGGGTAAGATGGATGATCATCATcctacttgatttataagccACAGATTAGTGATATTTGGTGttttttttccccgggctagatggaatgtccttgccaccacccccagcactggctgtcaaatgctggacagctggataacACCAGCAACAATAAAATAAACTACATGAGGGAATCAGCATTGAGCCTGCCCTCGGAATAGGCCAGATCAATGCAAGCAGGTATGGGACGATGTACAGAAGATCGATGTCTCCTCAGGCACATGATGGCAGACCTTAACAGTGAGAAGCAAAACCTACATCTCAGCCAAAACAGGCATTTACTATAGTTCATATCCCATTTGTCTGCCAACATAGAAACTAACTGTATTTGGGTAGCTAAGTGTATTGTTTATACTGCAGGTGTACTGGTGCATCATAAGATATGCTAGCTAGAGATTGTGTTAACCCGTTGTGAGTGCAGTGTTTCAACAGAGTGTTCCCAGAAACTGTTTGTAGATTGATTAACAACATGAGTGTTCCCGAGAATGTTcccataccatatgcgtattatgccttttctcagtgtcttctagccttgccatcacctagctatctttacaagcatttctagctgagtaaacttagaacacaacataataatctgcTTAGCTGTAACTATAAAATTATTCATCAGCACAACATGCATTTTcagccttgccatgcccatgcatttcccactatagtcctactgatatacctaaatcttatgtacatgatctcatgttgtctgcagaacttcacatgaatggtactgtgtatgctactttatagctatcagaagcatgcagatggtcttatatacTCAAATTATATAAGTGTGtataactgacaatttacaacgcaattgggtaaataagcaaggagagcaattacaatgtCACCGTGCATgatagctagtaagttctaactgaattatactgcttgtgcaaagctaacaacttgaaaaatgaactttgtaagtgtcatcagttgtgcaacatggcctCTCACTGTCTTTGCATCTTTATCTACTATATAcattcttcttcttttgaggatccaatttcttgtttacgtacttttcttgtttgtacatactgtaaatagtaccaccactcacattcatcacactggacctacagcacaaattaatgttgatgttgttaactttaaagagtacattcagataagagtagctataaacacattgtcttcccatccacaagcatgacgGTAAGTAGTGAGTggctacaacacacttaacaattaacaatgctagataatatacagttgttactgaaatattcattagaactcataaattctccataaaatctctgccatgttatgttttcctacttcatctcagtaggcaatgtgcatgcctcattcaatagcacaGATTCAGTTTAAAAAGTTTTTATTgcacatgcaattaattatgcTAATAATGCTACGCTACAGCCAGATTTACATTGATTTGCAAACTGGAATattgctttctctacagttaaat
This genomic interval carries:
- the LOC136256366 gene encoding uncharacterized protein → MPFTFRQGDLPKLDLSVDRGTDFAAWMTQWESYCSLSGLADENVQKQCLKKVLIWKINTSIWFRWMKNKTSSLIEDKRKDKVQRTHTRQNPKRHIPLGDKKNCQLQLNPLILMMVDTHPPKTNTGTLNQYMCPG